From Patagioenas fasciata isolate bPatFas1 chromosome 15, bPatFas1.hap1, whole genome shotgun sequence, a single genomic window includes:
- the NTAN1 gene encoding protein N-terminal asparagine amidohydrolase isoform X1 produces MPLLVNGERIDLARPARDLSRAHPHLEEKAKLLRSQPARVVEPKGLLYVQQREFAVTTPEDGSVSILGSDDATTCHIVVLRHTGSGATCLTHCDGSDTEAEVSLIMSAVKSFSDPTGRGRLEVHLVGGFNDDRQLSQKLTNQLLRAFHLQPDELHLVTFCVTELNDREEKDIHFPIIYGIAVNVKTAEIFPATFPEKGPDEDLRSAHVLTGATLTNIYDAKTEELHIGPYFWRPFPYVDFWLEQDDKQILQNLSTSPLAEPPHFVSHIRSTLTFLKEHPFPSRSLFPDRKPRIYKKNEEGLWEQVCSDKM; encoded by the exons ATGCCGCTGCTGGTGAACGGGGAGCGTATCGACCTGGCCCGGCCCGCGAGGGACCTGAGCCGCGCCCACCCGCACCTCGAG GAAAAGGCAAAACTTCTGAGAAGTCAGCCTGCTCGGGTCGTGGAGCCCAAAGGTCTCCTCTATGTCCAGCAGAGGGAATTTGCAGTGACCACCCCTGAAGATG GTTCTGTTTCCATTCTCGGATCAGACGACGCAACCACCTGCCACATAGTTGTGCTCCGACACACAG GCAGCGGAGCCACATGCTTGACACACTGTGACGGGTCGGACACGGAGGCCGAGGTGTCGCTCATCATGAGCGCGGTGAAGTCGTTCTCTGACCCCACGGGACGCGGAAG GCTGGAAGTGCACCTAGTTGGAGGTTTCAATGATGATAGGCAGTTATCACAAAAACTTACTAATCAGCTTCTTA GAGCCTTCCATCTCCAGCCCGATGAGCTTCATTTAGTGACTTTCTGCGTGACAG aactaAATGACAGAGAAGAAAAGGATATTCACTTTCCAATAATTTATGGAATAG CTGTGAACGTTAAAACAGCAGAGATTTTCCCTGCAACCTTCCCAGAAAAGGGGCCAGATGAGGATTTGCGTTCAGCCCATGTTTTAACAGGAGCAACA CTGACTAACATTTATGATGCAAAGACAGAAGAGCTGCACATTGGGCCATATTTCTGGAGGCCTTTCCCATATGTGGATTTTTGGCTGGAACAAGATGATAAACAGATTTTACAG AATCTTTCCACATCACCCCTGGCTGAGCCACCCCACTTTGTTTCCCACATTAGATCtacattaacatttttaaaagaacatcCATTTCCATCTCGCTCCCTATTTCCTGACAGGAAACCTCGTATctacaaaaaaaatgaagaagggtTGTGGGAACAGGTTTGTTCTGACAAGATGTAA
- the NTAN1 gene encoding protein N-terminal asparagine amidohydrolase isoform X2: protein MPLLVNGERIDLARPARDLSRAHPHLEEKAKLLRSQPARVVEPKGLLYVQQREFAVTTPEDGSVSILGSDDATTCHIVVLRHTGSGATCLTHCDGSDTEAEVSLIMSAVKSFSDPTGRGRLEVHLVGGFNDDRQLSQKLTNQLLRAFHLQPDELHLVTFCVTELNDREEKDIHFPIIYGIAVNVKTAEIFPATFPEKGPDEDLRSAHVLTGATLTNIYDAKTEELHIGPYFWRPFPYVDFWLEQDDKQILQETSYLQKK, encoded by the exons ATGCCGCTGCTGGTGAACGGGGAGCGTATCGACCTGGCCCGGCCCGCGAGGGACCTGAGCCGCGCCCACCCGCACCTCGAG GAAAAGGCAAAACTTCTGAGAAGTCAGCCTGCTCGGGTCGTGGAGCCCAAAGGTCTCCTCTATGTCCAGCAGAGGGAATTTGCAGTGACCACCCCTGAAGATG GTTCTGTTTCCATTCTCGGATCAGACGACGCAACCACCTGCCACATAGTTGTGCTCCGACACACAG GCAGCGGAGCCACATGCTTGACACACTGTGACGGGTCGGACACGGAGGCCGAGGTGTCGCTCATCATGAGCGCGGTGAAGTCGTTCTCTGACCCCACGGGACGCGGAAG GCTGGAAGTGCACCTAGTTGGAGGTTTCAATGATGATAGGCAGTTATCACAAAAACTTACTAATCAGCTTCTTA GAGCCTTCCATCTCCAGCCCGATGAGCTTCATTTAGTGACTTTCTGCGTGACAG aactaAATGACAGAGAAGAAAAGGATATTCACTTTCCAATAATTTATGGAATAG CTGTGAACGTTAAAACAGCAGAGATTTTCCCTGCAACCTTCCCAGAAAAGGGGCCAGATGAGGATTTGCGTTCAGCCCATGTTTTAACAGGAGCAACA CTGACTAACATTTATGATGCAAAGACAGAAGAGCTGCACATTGGGCCATATTTCTGGAGGCCTTTCCCATATGTGGATTTTTGGCTGGAACAAGATGATAAACAGATTTTACAG GAAACCTCGTATctacaaaaaaaatga
- the RRN3 gene encoding RNA polymerase I-specific transcription initiation factor RRN3 isoform X1 produces the protein MLGGDEFISSPPRKTVRFGGTLTDILLKYQKGETTDFELLKHQLSDPDIKDAQIINWLHEFRASVVYLTKELEQLVSILLKLPWLRRSREVVEEYLGFLGNLVSAQTVHLRPCLRMIVSQFVPPRVTIREDDVDISDSDDDDESLSENFNTCHRALQTVARYVPSTPQFLMPILVENFPFINKSERTLECYVHNLLRVTVYLPSLRLQILELIIEKLLKLDVSTPQQEIEDAEETANSSDSEEKSPEEGLFDMLPDCHFVYQEEDEERKGNTIVSSSSERMAHPLAERLDILMTILFSYIKDICHVDGKLDINNTKDLYRDLVSVFDKLILPTHASCHVQYFMFYICSFKLALAEAFLDHLWKKLHDPNNPSVIRQTAGSYIGSFLARAKFIPVVTVKACLDLLVNWLHKYIDNQDTGANAYCDVALHGPFYSTCQTVFYTLIFRHKQLLDGNLRKGLSYLQSLNFERIVMCQLNPLKICIPSVVNLFAAITRKYQLVFCYTIIERNNRQFIPVVRSGAGGDLVQTCTNPLDSFFPFDPYVLKRSKKTIDPFYQFWEELSAEDLENLKKPIKRGTSEDEDDDFLKGETPQNDGVVGIAPNSF, from the exons GATGCCCAGATCATTAATTGGCTACATGAGTTTCGAGCTTCTGTTGTGTATTTGACCAAAGAACTTGAACAACTGGTCAGCATTTTGCTG AAGCTGCCATGGTTGAGGAGAAGCCGAGAGGTGGTGGAAGAATATCTGGGTTTTCTTGGCAATCTCGTGTCAGCACAAACTGTCCATCTTAGGCCGTGCCTCCGGATGATAGTATCACAGTTTGTCCCCC CTCGAGTAACTATCAGAGAAGATGATGTGGATATTTCAGattctgatgatgatgatgaaa gccTTTCTGAGAACTTTAATACCTGCCATAGAGCATTGCAAACTGTTGCAAGATATGTTCCTTC GACACCACAGTTTCTCATGCCAATACTTGTGGAAAACTTTCCTTTCATTAATAAATCAGAAAGAACTCTG GAATGCTATGTCCATAACCTGTTACGAGTTACCGTGTACCTTCCAAGTCTGAGGCTTCAAATTCTGGAGCTTATTATTGAAAAGCTGTTAAAGTTGGAT GTTAGTACTCCACAGCAAGAGATTGAAGATGCTGAAGAAACTGCTAATAGCTCTGATAGTGAGGAAAAATCTCCAGAGGAAGGACTTTTTGACATG CTGCCTGACTGCCATTTTGTGTaccaggaggaggatgaagaaagaaaaggaaacacaatTGTCTCTTCTAGTAGTGAGAGAATGGCCCATCCGCTTGCAGAGCGCCTTGATATTTTGATGACCATCCTGTTTTCCTATATTAAAGATATTTGCCACGTGGATG GTAAGCTTGATATCAACAACACCAAGGATTTGTATCGGGATCTGGTTTCTGTTTTTGACAAGCTCATTTTACCAACCCATGCTTCGTGTCATGTACAGTACTTCATGTTTTACATCTGTAGTTTTAAATTG GCGTTGGCTGAGGCATTTTTAGACCATCTTTGGAAAAAGCTGCATGATCCAAACAATCCTTCGGTGATCAGGCAGACTGCTGGGAGTTATATTGGCAGCTTCTTGGCGAGAGCTAAATTTATTCCAGTTGT TACAGTAAAAGCATGCCTGGATCTTCTGGTGAACTGGTTGCATAAATACATTGATAATCAGGATACAGGAGCTAACGCTTACTGTGATGTAGCTCTCCATGGGCCATTTTATTCTACGTGTCAGACAGTGTTCTATACGCTTATTTTCCGTCATAAGCAACTTTTGGATGGAAACTTAAGGAAAG gtCTGTCCTATCTGCAGAGTTTAAATTTTGAGCGCATTGTCATGTGTCAGCTGAACCCCCTGAAGATTTGTATACCTTCTGTTGTGAACTTGTTTGCTGCCATTACCAG GAAATACCAGTTGGTATTCTGCTACACAATTATTGAGAGGAACAACAGGCAGTTCATTCCCGTTGTTCGAAGCGGCGCCGGGGGTGACCTTGTGCAGACGTGCACTAACCCACTTGACAGTTTCTTCCCCTTTGATCCATACGTCCTCAAAAG ATCAAAGAAGACTATTGATCCTTTTTATCAGTTTTGGGAAGAGCTGAGTGCTGAAGATCTTGAGAATCTGAAGAAACCCATTAAAAGG GGTACttctgaagatgaagatgatgactttttgaaaggggaaaccCCTCAAAATGATGGTGTGGTTGGAATTGCTCCAAATTCTTTCTGA
- the RRN3 gene encoding RNA polymerase I-specific transcription initiation factor RRN3 isoform X3, which yields MLGGDEFISSPPRKTVRFGGTLTDILLKYQKGETTDFELLKHQLSDPDIKKLPWLRRSREVVEEYLGFLGNLVSAQTVHLRPCLRMIVSQFVPPRVTIREDDVDISDSDDDDESLSENFNTCHRALQTVARYVPSTPQFLMPILVENFPFINKSERTLECYVHNLLRVTVYLPSLRLQILELIIEKLLKLDVSTPQQEIEDAEETANSSDSEEKSPEEGLFDMLPDCHFVYQEEDEERKGNTIVSSSSERMAHPLAERLDILMTILFSYIKDICHVDGKLDINNTKDLYRDLVSVFDKLILPTHASCHVQYFMFYICSFKLALAEAFLDHLWKKLHDPNNPSVIRQTAGSYIGSFLARAKFIPVVTVKACLDLLVNWLHKYIDNQDTGANAYCDVALHGPFYSTCQTVFYTLIFRHKQLLDGNLRKGLSYLQSLNFERIVMCQLNPLKICIPSVVNLFAAITRKYQLVFCYTIIERNNRQFIPVVRSGAGGDLVQTCTNPLDSFFPFDPYVLKRSKKTIDPFYQFWEELSAEDLENLKKPIKRGTSEDEDDDFLKGETPQNDGVVGIAPNSF from the exons AAGCTGCCATGGTTGAGGAGAAGCCGAGAGGTGGTGGAAGAATATCTGGGTTTTCTTGGCAATCTCGTGTCAGCACAAACTGTCCATCTTAGGCCGTGCCTCCGGATGATAGTATCACAGTTTGTCCCCC CTCGAGTAACTATCAGAGAAGATGATGTGGATATTTCAGattctgatgatgatgatgaaa gccTTTCTGAGAACTTTAATACCTGCCATAGAGCATTGCAAACTGTTGCAAGATATGTTCCTTC GACACCACAGTTTCTCATGCCAATACTTGTGGAAAACTTTCCTTTCATTAATAAATCAGAAAGAACTCTG GAATGCTATGTCCATAACCTGTTACGAGTTACCGTGTACCTTCCAAGTCTGAGGCTTCAAATTCTGGAGCTTATTATTGAAAAGCTGTTAAAGTTGGAT GTTAGTACTCCACAGCAAGAGATTGAAGATGCTGAAGAAACTGCTAATAGCTCTGATAGTGAGGAAAAATCTCCAGAGGAAGGACTTTTTGACATG CTGCCTGACTGCCATTTTGTGTaccaggaggaggatgaagaaagaaaaggaaacacaatTGTCTCTTCTAGTAGTGAGAGAATGGCCCATCCGCTTGCAGAGCGCCTTGATATTTTGATGACCATCCTGTTTTCCTATATTAAAGATATTTGCCACGTGGATG GTAAGCTTGATATCAACAACACCAAGGATTTGTATCGGGATCTGGTTTCTGTTTTTGACAAGCTCATTTTACCAACCCATGCTTCGTGTCATGTACAGTACTTCATGTTTTACATCTGTAGTTTTAAATTG GCGTTGGCTGAGGCATTTTTAGACCATCTTTGGAAAAAGCTGCATGATCCAAACAATCCTTCGGTGATCAGGCAGACTGCTGGGAGTTATATTGGCAGCTTCTTGGCGAGAGCTAAATTTATTCCAGTTGT TACAGTAAAAGCATGCCTGGATCTTCTGGTGAACTGGTTGCATAAATACATTGATAATCAGGATACAGGAGCTAACGCTTACTGTGATGTAGCTCTCCATGGGCCATTTTATTCTACGTGTCAGACAGTGTTCTATACGCTTATTTTCCGTCATAAGCAACTTTTGGATGGAAACTTAAGGAAAG gtCTGTCCTATCTGCAGAGTTTAAATTTTGAGCGCATTGTCATGTGTCAGCTGAACCCCCTGAAGATTTGTATACCTTCTGTTGTGAACTTGTTTGCTGCCATTACCAG GAAATACCAGTTGGTATTCTGCTACACAATTATTGAGAGGAACAACAGGCAGTTCATTCCCGTTGTTCGAAGCGGCGCCGGGGGTGACCTTGTGCAGACGTGCACTAACCCACTTGACAGTTTCTTCCCCTTTGATCCATACGTCCTCAAAAG ATCAAAGAAGACTATTGATCCTTTTTATCAGTTTTGGGAAGAGCTGAGTGCTGAAGATCTTGAGAATCTGAAGAAACCCATTAAAAGG GGTACttctgaagatgaagatgatgactttttgaaaggggaaaccCCTCAAAATGATGGTGTGGTTGGAATTGCTCCAAATTCTTTCTGA
- the RRN3 gene encoding RNA polymerase I-specific transcription initiation factor RRN3 isoform X4 has protein sequence MLGGDEFISSPPRKTVRFGGTLTDILLKYQKGETTDFELLKHQLSDPDIKKLPWLRRSREVVEEYLGFLGNLVSAQTVHLRPCLRMIVSQFVPPRVTIREDDVDISDSDDDDESLSENFNTCHRALQTVARYVPSTPQFLMPILVENFPFINKSERTLECYVHNLLRVTVYLPSLRLQILELIIEKLLKLDVSTPQQEIEDAEETANSSDSEEKSPEEGLFDMEEDEERKGNTIVSSSSERMAHPLAERLDILMTILFSYIKDICHVDGKLDINNTKDLYRDLVSVFDKLILPTHASCHVQYFMFYICSFKLALAEAFLDHLWKKLHDPNNPSVIRQTAGSYIGSFLARAKFIPVVTVKACLDLLVNWLHKYIDNQDTGANAYCDVALHGPFYSTCQTVFYTLIFRHKQLLDGNLRKGLSYLQSLNFERIVMCQLNPLKICIPSVVNLFAAITRKYQLVFCYTIIERNNRQFIPVVRSGAGGDLVQTCTNPLDSFFPFDPYVLKRSKKTIDPFYQFWEELSAEDLENLKKPIKRGTSEDEDDDFLKGETPQNDGVVGIAPNSF, from the exons AAGCTGCCATGGTTGAGGAGAAGCCGAGAGGTGGTGGAAGAATATCTGGGTTTTCTTGGCAATCTCGTGTCAGCACAAACTGTCCATCTTAGGCCGTGCCTCCGGATGATAGTATCACAGTTTGTCCCCC CTCGAGTAACTATCAGAGAAGATGATGTGGATATTTCAGattctgatgatgatgatgaaa gccTTTCTGAGAACTTTAATACCTGCCATAGAGCATTGCAAACTGTTGCAAGATATGTTCCTTC GACACCACAGTTTCTCATGCCAATACTTGTGGAAAACTTTCCTTTCATTAATAAATCAGAAAGAACTCTG GAATGCTATGTCCATAACCTGTTACGAGTTACCGTGTACCTTCCAAGTCTGAGGCTTCAAATTCTGGAGCTTATTATTGAAAAGCTGTTAAAGTTGGAT GTTAGTACTCCACAGCAAGAGATTGAAGATGCTGAAGAAACTGCTAATAGCTCTGATAGTGAGGAAAAATCTCCAGAGGAAGGACTTTTTGACATG gaggaggatgaagaaagaaaaggaaacacaatTGTCTCTTCTAGTAGTGAGAGAATGGCCCATCCGCTTGCAGAGCGCCTTGATATTTTGATGACCATCCTGTTTTCCTATATTAAAGATATTTGCCACGTGGATG GTAAGCTTGATATCAACAACACCAAGGATTTGTATCGGGATCTGGTTTCTGTTTTTGACAAGCTCATTTTACCAACCCATGCTTCGTGTCATGTACAGTACTTCATGTTTTACATCTGTAGTTTTAAATTG GCGTTGGCTGAGGCATTTTTAGACCATCTTTGGAAAAAGCTGCATGATCCAAACAATCCTTCGGTGATCAGGCAGACTGCTGGGAGTTATATTGGCAGCTTCTTGGCGAGAGCTAAATTTATTCCAGTTGT TACAGTAAAAGCATGCCTGGATCTTCTGGTGAACTGGTTGCATAAATACATTGATAATCAGGATACAGGAGCTAACGCTTACTGTGATGTAGCTCTCCATGGGCCATTTTATTCTACGTGTCAGACAGTGTTCTATACGCTTATTTTCCGTCATAAGCAACTTTTGGATGGAAACTTAAGGAAAG gtCTGTCCTATCTGCAGAGTTTAAATTTTGAGCGCATTGTCATGTGTCAGCTGAACCCCCTGAAGATTTGTATACCTTCTGTTGTGAACTTGTTTGCTGCCATTACCAG GAAATACCAGTTGGTATTCTGCTACACAATTATTGAGAGGAACAACAGGCAGTTCATTCCCGTTGTTCGAAGCGGCGCCGGGGGTGACCTTGTGCAGACGTGCACTAACCCACTTGACAGTTTCTTCCCCTTTGATCCATACGTCCTCAAAAG ATCAAAGAAGACTATTGATCCTTTTTATCAGTTTTGGGAAGAGCTGAGTGCTGAAGATCTTGAGAATCTGAAGAAACCCATTAAAAGG GGTACttctgaagatgaagatgatgactttttgaaaggggaaaccCCTCAAAATGATGGTGTGGTTGGAATTGCTCCAAATTCTTTCTGA
- the RRN3 gene encoding RNA polymerase I-specific transcription initiation factor RRN3 isoform X2: MLGGDEFISSPPRKTVRFGGTLTDILLKYQKGETTDFELLKHQLSDPDIKDAQIINWLHEFRASVVYLTKELEQLVSILLKLPWLRRSREVVEEYLGFLGNLVSAQTVHLRPCLRMIVSQFVPPRVTIREDDVDISDSDDDDESLSENFNTCHRALQTVARYVPSTPQFLMPILVENFPFINKSERTLECYVHNLLRVTVYLPSLRLQILELIIEKLLKLDVSTPQQEIEDAEETANSSDSEEKSPEEGLFDMEEDEERKGNTIVSSSSERMAHPLAERLDILMTILFSYIKDICHVDGKLDINNTKDLYRDLVSVFDKLILPTHASCHVQYFMFYICSFKLALAEAFLDHLWKKLHDPNNPSVIRQTAGSYIGSFLARAKFIPVVTVKACLDLLVNWLHKYIDNQDTGANAYCDVALHGPFYSTCQTVFYTLIFRHKQLLDGNLRKGLSYLQSLNFERIVMCQLNPLKICIPSVVNLFAAITRKYQLVFCYTIIERNNRQFIPVVRSGAGGDLVQTCTNPLDSFFPFDPYVLKRSKKTIDPFYQFWEELSAEDLENLKKPIKRGTSEDEDDDFLKGETPQNDGVVGIAPNSF, translated from the exons GATGCCCAGATCATTAATTGGCTACATGAGTTTCGAGCTTCTGTTGTGTATTTGACCAAAGAACTTGAACAACTGGTCAGCATTTTGCTG AAGCTGCCATGGTTGAGGAGAAGCCGAGAGGTGGTGGAAGAATATCTGGGTTTTCTTGGCAATCTCGTGTCAGCACAAACTGTCCATCTTAGGCCGTGCCTCCGGATGATAGTATCACAGTTTGTCCCCC CTCGAGTAACTATCAGAGAAGATGATGTGGATATTTCAGattctgatgatgatgatgaaa gccTTTCTGAGAACTTTAATACCTGCCATAGAGCATTGCAAACTGTTGCAAGATATGTTCCTTC GACACCACAGTTTCTCATGCCAATACTTGTGGAAAACTTTCCTTTCATTAATAAATCAGAAAGAACTCTG GAATGCTATGTCCATAACCTGTTACGAGTTACCGTGTACCTTCCAAGTCTGAGGCTTCAAATTCTGGAGCTTATTATTGAAAAGCTGTTAAAGTTGGAT GTTAGTACTCCACAGCAAGAGATTGAAGATGCTGAAGAAACTGCTAATAGCTCTGATAGTGAGGAAAAATCTCCAGAGGAAGGACTTTTTGACATG gaggaggatgaagaaagaaaaggaaacacaatTGTCTCTTCTAGTAGTGAGAGAATGGCCCATCCGCTTGCAGAGCGCCTTGATATTTTGATGACCATCCTGTTTTCCTATATTAAAGATATTTGCCACGTGGATG GTAAGCTTGATATCAACAACACCAAGGATTTGTATCGGGATCTGGTTTCTGTTTTTGACAAGCTCATTTTACCAACCCATGCTTCGTGTCATGTACAGTACTTCATGTTTTACATCTGTAGTTTTAAATTG GCGTTGGCTGAGGCATTTTTAGACCATCTTTGGAAAAAGCTGCATGATCCAAACAATCCTTCGGTGATCAGGCAGACTGCTGGGAGTTATATTGGCAGCTTCTTGGCGAGAGCTAAATTTATTCCAGTTGT TACAGTAAAAGCATGCCTGGATCTTCTGGTGAACTGGTTGCATAAATACATTGATAATCAGGATACAGGAGCTAACGCTTACTGTGATGTAGCTCTCCATGGGCCATTTTATTCTACGTGTCAGACAGTGTTCTATACGCTTATTTTCCGTCATAAGCAACTTTTGGATGGAAACTTAAGGAAAG gtCTGTCCTATCTGCAGAGTTTAAATTTTGAGCGCATTGTCATGTGTCAGCTGAACCCCCTGAAGATTTGTATACCTTCTGTTGTGAACTTGTTTGCTGCCATTACCAG GAAATACCAGTTGGTATTCTGCTACACAATTATTGAGAGGAACAACAGGCAGTTCATTCCCGTTGTTCGAAGCGGCGCCGGGGGTGACCTTGTGCAGACGTGCACTAACCCACTTGACAGTTTCTTCCCCTTTGATCCATACGTCCTCAAAAG ATCAAAGAAGACTATTGATCCTTTTTATCAGTTTTGGGAAGAGCTGAGTGCTGAAGATCTTGAGAATCTGAAGAAACCCATTAAAAGG GGTACttctgaagatgaagatgatgactttttgaaaggggaaaccCCTCAAAATGATGGTGTGGTTGGAATTGCTCCAAATTCTTTCTGA